One Nothobranchius furzeri strain GRZ-AD chromosome 7, NfurGRZ-RIMD1, whole genome shotgun sequence genomic window, GTAGGGACACCTCATTACTCTGTATTACATTAATATTAGTGAGAGTTTATTTCATATAATTTGAAACACCTTCACAAACTGTACATTCATGCGAGATGCTGCACTTGTGCCAAGGCATAAATAAGTAAAATATTTTCACTAGGTTGATAATGTCGTTTTATCGCTAAACAGTTGCTGCTGCCGATGCATCAGTCACATCAACCATTACTGATTTACAAGCTTGAAAAGCTGATCAAATTcacttagaaaaaaaaaatgaaatctcAGAATCTACTATTGGAAGTGTTTCTGAAAGTTGAGAGCTGATGGTTTTGTGAATCATGAATAATTACTCCCACCGCCTGCCGGGGGCTTCTAAGGAGCTGAAGTTTCAGTTCAGTGATACAGCAACTGGATTgaatgaaacaaaaaataaaataaaataaacccacTGAGTTGAAAGTACCAGAAGTACATTTTGATTTTTCACTCAATTATTTTACTTCATCAAACAAAAGATGTTCTGAGAAGACAGATTAAAATAGTTGTTTTTGAGGAGTTTGTTTTCATTAATtggtaaaataaaataagaacTCCCAATAGTTCATTTAGGgcaggggtaggcaaccctgcatgttttccagccatgcatTAATTTGCAGCTTCCAATTGGCTAAACACACCTGATCCATGTaatcaacagcaggaacaacaaagatAGTTGGAAAATAAGCAGAACTGCAGATCTCTAGGaacagggttccctacccctgtaTTAAGGGTACAAGGGCTTTTGCACCTGTACCCCCAACAATGGGTTGTAGTGGTATCTCAGTTTGATCCTTTTAGAAATCAAACTTTACTTTGATTGACCTAACCTGATGTACATCAAAGAAAGATGCATTATTGGAAAATGTATAAAACACGGTTATCTGTGTTTGGAAATTAAGTCTTAATACATATTATTCACTGATTGCTTTTGTCACCTGTCTCTAAGCAGAAAGTTCTGGTTCCCCAGTATCAGACGTGTTAATCAGAACGGCACCTGAGCCAGTCAATCATCCTTTACATTTATAGTATGTTTTCATTCATTAAGCACTGACGTCAACACGGCAGAAATTTCATCTGCTAACCTTTAAATCCAAAGCCACATGCAGTACCATTGAGCTATCTATCTAAGGGTACGAAAGTATGCAAATTTTGGCAAAAGAAGTAATCAGTACTTATTAGGTCTGATATTTCAGGTCTGATAGTCAGAGTAACAGTTTGTGGAATTGAATAATATAAAATCTTCTATATATAATATtagttgtggagtaccacaaggatCGGTCCTTGGACCACTACTTTTTCTTTTGTACGTTAACGATATTGCTATGGTTTCTAAATTATTCAAGTgtatactatttgcagatgacactaccttATTTTATTCAGGAGAAAATATAAACGATGTGTTAGATGTAATTAAAAATGAGTTTATAAAAATCTAACAATGGTTTAATATAATTAGGCTTTCTGTAAACACCGATAAACTAAGTTTATAGTTTTTTGTAGAAGTAATAAAAGTGCTGATGCATCCTTACATGTGGAAGGAATTGAGATAGAAAGACTAAAAGAAGTTAAGTTTTTAGGAGCTGTGATTGATGAAAATTTattgtggaagtctcacataaatGCTATTAAGATTAAAATATCTCAAATTATTGCTTTACTAAATATGACAAAGGAATTGTTGAACAAGAACGATTTGTAGATTCTGTATAACTCGTTAATTCTTTCAAATTTGACATATTGTATCAAAGTATGTGGAAGTACCTGCAAAACATATACAcattacatttttcttttacagaaaagagcagtgAGAGTTAGTGGAAGTGGATATAGAGTTCATACGGATTTGACCTAATAAAATTTGACAAATTTGTACAATATCATTTATTAAAACGTATGTGCAAAGCGCATGAAGGAGTTCTACCAATAGATATTCAAAAGAGATTTGTAAAAAAGAGAAAGTAATTATAAATTTAAAAgaattgatctttttttttttttttaaacaagattttGAACAGTGAAAATGGAAATATGGAAGAATTTCAGCATTTTTGTATTTGGTTCTTTCTGCTCCTTTCCAGTGTATGTTGCTAATTTGAAATAATAGGAATCAAGATTTTTTAGGCTGAACTCGTTTGACTCCCTTTTCTGTCTAATCTCTTTCTGGGTTGGGTAAGCATGTGGAGAGTTGGTCTACTGGTGGTGACCTGTTACATCGGCCTTACTTTGGCCCAATTCCCCCGGGAGTGTGTCACACCTGATGGTCTGAGGAGCGGTCAGTGCTGCCCATCCCCAACGGGGGTGGCAGGGGATGCGTGTGGCTCCATCTCGGGAAGAGGCCAGTGTTTGTCGATTGCAGCAGACAGTCGCCGCCATGGACCACAGTATCCGTATGTGGGACGTGATGACAGAGAAAGGTGGCCTTTGAGATTTTTCAACCGTACCTGCCAGTGTAACGGCAATTTCAGTGGCTTCAACTGTGGACGATGCAAGCACGGGCTGACcggaccaaactgtgatcagagaaTCTCTGTTGGTAAGAACTGAGAACTTGTTTAAAATGTAAGACGATCTAAATCGCCTCTATCCTGCAGTGCCCTTCAAGATTTCACTCCTCTACATCAGCCAGAAGGATTAAGGCTgcacttttttttctttcactAGAGAAAAGAAAATGCACGATACATTTTAAACACATTGTCTTTTCCTCAAAACCCACTTCTTCTCTCTTTGTGCTCTGCCGCGTTTTGACCTGACTCTAGTGAGGAGGAATATCATGCAGATGAGCACAGCTGAGAAGCAGGCTTTTGTGAAGGCTCTGGACCAAGCTAAGAGTACTGTCCATCCCAACCTGGTCATCTGCACAAGAAGGTACACACACGTTTGAAAACTCCAAGAGTTAGATTCATTTAAAAAGGTTCAAGAAACAACTTATATCAAAGGAAGATTGATGGCCGCTCCTGCTTTAGCACAGTGGAGCAGACAAGACCATTAATCAAACATCTCCTCCATCTGTTACCCGAAACTGAATGCATGACTTCCCATTTATGGGTTTTGCTATCTTTGCTTCAGAGTAGCCCACTGCCTACTCTCCCAAATACCATCATGGTGTTTTCCAGCATCACATGTATAGTTACAAAAAGTGTTTATGAACAAATGATGAATAAATCAACACATTAAAATGATCAGAGGtgcatttttttactttttttgtaaataaaatgttccATTTGTTTATGAGGAGGAGGGGCTTACGGGTTTTACTGGAACCCGCCACTAGGGGCAATCTCCCCGTTCTGGTTTCTCTTTCTGGGTTACATACAGATGTCCAGCTTCTTATTACGAACTAATGTTTCTGTCGGAAAATAAAGAATTTCagttgttttatattttttaatcataagTTTTTGTCTGTGCACAAAAAAGATTCTTATGAGCAGGAGGAAGGTTGGCACTTTAGTATGACGCGTCCCTTTTCTTTAGGTACCAAGAGGTGCTTGGGCCTGATGGCAACAGCCCACAGTTTGAGAATGTCACCATCTATAACTACTTTGTTTGGAGCCACTACTACTCCGTCAGTAAGACGTTCCTGGGGCCGGGGCAGGCCAGCTTTGGAGGTGTGGACTTCTCCCACGAGGGTCCAGGGTTTGTCACCTGGCATCGTTTTCATCTGCTGCAGCTAGAGAGAGACATGCAAGTGAGCAGAAGACAGTGACtttggcctagtccacacatagccaggtttttttaaaacgagtatccgcccctccaaaaacttgcatccacaccaccttgtttaaaaaataaaaactctgtccacacgtacccggataaatatgttgttaaggacatcatgcatgccagacctgtaggcggcagtacttcccccgttcttaacctcgtccttcgtctgtggtcttccacaaggagcagtaattctgcttgcaaaaacaaacaagcaaaaagcgcttggacaattgataaagcgagcgcagctccgagggcatccatgctgtcggctagtgtaaacacaggtcgcacacgtgatgtcagcatttttttttttgtcgcggaaagtgacgttgccgaccttaaaactccggttttgtctgtccacacgcagacacccaaaacggagaaaacgcagatcttcactttggccggagtttttaaaaagatccgttttcgtgtgaaaaaactccgttttcgtgtggatgacagaccaaaacgtagaaaaatatctacgttttggcagatccccggctacgtgtggacagggccttagaaagAGGAGGCGTTTCCTGTGGGTTTAATGAAAGAATAAACAGGAGGCTgatgaagtaaaaaaataaaagtgggatgttgaattttattttatttttaagatgGAGTGGGATGCTGTCCTGCAACGGAAATGTGGAGCAAGATAGGAGTAGATCAGACGTAGATAAATGTACTGGAGGAGGAAAGTGATGGAAGATGTTATCAAAAGTAGGAAAAGTGCTAAAGAAAGTAGTAGACTAAGTAATGGGTCTTTTTAGGTTCTAATGTAAAGATTCATCAATCTTCTTCGATGTGCCCCCCTGAACAGGACATGCTGGGTGACCCCACCTTTGCCCTCCCTTACTGGAACTTTGCCATCGGCGGCGACGAGTGTGACATCTGCACCGACGAGCTGCTGGGAGCGAGGAGCACGTTTGACCTGAACTCCATCAGCCCCAACTCCGTGTTTTCTCAGTGGCGGGTCATCTGTGAGAGTGTGGAGGACTATGACACCCTGGGCACCGTCTGCAACAGTAAAAAGACACAAGCAACACCCAGCCGTTAGGCCAGGCCGCGCCGCGCCGCTGATGTACAGCACCGTCTCAGCTGCATCAGAAAAGAGGGCAAAAAGCTCATAAAAGAGCGAGCATGTAGAACAAAAGCTGCTATAAATAATACCTCACAGCTGCTGTGCTAAATTCAATACAGCTCGCTATTAGAGCAGTTTGTTTGAAACTCCCCTTGTTGTCAGACTTCTTGGCTACTCAGACGCTCTGGATTTTGCAACAAATTATTTTATATTTCGCAATCTAAATTCTGCATTAAGAGCATCACATTATCcaataaatcaaatcaaagatactttatttgtcccagagggaaattagagtttcactacacacaattcagagatcagacatacatgggcaagacacatgacaagaattggtgactgtggtcattcgcaaccctgagtcgcgctaccttaatagagataagtggTACATGAGGATAATGGGGGTAAGGCAAAAAAAAGGCATAgtagagttagacccagcggggagtaactctattatacaaaaaaacctCCTcaaacatagaagcacgaacatcacagatacaacatcagagtccgatggggaggcggggttgggcgggagCCGCCAGTACGGCGCTTCACCAGCTGCagtcaacaggtgggagggagagatgagGGCCAGAGAGCGCATTGAGTTCCTGCAGGTCGATGACCTCGAAgccgaagtcacaatctgaagggggggggggggggggtgaggtcaggtcacagcatctgtcagcattcctcctttcgtgggggtgagtTGAAGGCAGCCTTGGCGGCTGCTTGGCGTCAGATGAGGATAagcaagactttgtttagggcagacagagataattttcctctctgccttggagtctattaagaggtcattcatgtccaccagtgaagccaatttaagcgttctaaacatccccacacgtccggtgaccctctccgagatgacatccatcttgcgcactaacacaggcaacaccacgaggacattgtccagcttacggttatcTAATCATTTTTAATGTTTCATGTTGGGTCGCGAGATTCAGGACATAATTGATCTTAAATCGTATTGCGCCAGTCACGAATAAGCTAGCCAAGGTGATTCCGATTTGTAGGAATCCGCTCTCCTCCTACGCTGGCAGCAGATTAGTTATTACCTTTGGTGTTTGAGTTCAAAAGACACAGAGACGGTGTATCCTCTTGCTTGGAAGTGTAAAATCATTAGGAATGCCAGTCATCTTTTTAAACCGCAGTTCTTTGCCCAAAACAAAGAAAAGCTACAGAAGTAGGAGAAAATGCAAGTGGTCCACGTTCGAGTGATCTGTCTCATTCTGTTCCTTGGAGAGTCATGATAGGTCTGGTGTTTCCTGCACTAACAAGCAGCAACTCCTTAAATGGGTTAGAGGtgctcatgggggggggggggggctcatttGTGCATCTGCTTGTTGAAGACAGGAGCGTAGCAGTCGACTGCCTTTGATCTAAGAGGATAATCTTCAAACACATAGACAACTGAGTTGTGTAGACCCTCGTGTGTAGGAGACAAAGCACCAATAGAGACGTAGATCAAGCACGTAATGacgataataaaaataataaagttcAGTCACAAAACTCCCACTCACTGCTGTTGAGTCCTTTTAAAAATGTAACAATGTATCTGCCGTCCTGTCATGTTTGAGACCAGTCAAACTCATCTGGTCTCCCACACGGACGTGGAACGACATTTATGATAATTATTCAGTTTCTTCAGGGACCACAAAACAAACAATAGGAACAGCTACACTCGTCATTTCTTAAGCTGGGTTTCTTTTTCTGTTGTGTTGAATATTCCACCAGAGTTGTGCTGACCTTTTGTCTTCATCACCGAGGTACGGAGAGTAGTCCAATCAGGAGGAACCCAGCGGGGAATGTCGCGAGGCCCATGGTGCAGAGGCTGCCGGAGCCCAGGGACGTGTTGGACTGTCTGGAGCTGAACACCTTTGACACTCCGCCTTATTACTCTACCTCCTCCGAGAGCTTCAGGAACAGCATTGAAGGTGTCGAGCTACAAACTAAAGTTTAGAGCCAGAGAGCCAGTGAAAGGAGAACAGTGCAGCTCAGTTTCTCGGTAAAATAAAGCTGCTGAAGTTCTGTGTGAAAGTAAAACTCCAAACCCAAGCCAGAAACTCGCTCTCTCAATCCTCCACCCACATGCACATATGGTTAGCTCCAAGACAGCATTTGCTGTTCCTAATTTTGGAAATTCTAAGCTTTcattgcttttgtgtgtgtgtgcgtgtgtgtgtgttttcattgttTGCTAGGCTACAGCGCCCCCCAAGGGCCGTACGACCCCGTCATCCGCAGCCTCCACAATCTCGCACACCTCTTTCTGAATGGGACAGGTGGACAGACTCACCTGTCACCTAATGATCCCATCTTTGTCTTGTTGCACACCTTCACCGACGCCGTCTTTGATGAGTGGCTGCGACGGCACCAACCAGGTGCGTATGAGCTGACACACAAATACGTCCAGGCAGGATGGATAGTTTGGGTAGTACCATGTCTTCTTCTGCATGCAGGTGAAATAAGTTACCCGGAGGAAAACGCCCCTATCGGACACAACGGCAGGTTCAACATGGTTCCTTTTTGGCCTCCAGTCACCAATGCTGAGATGTTTGTCTCAGCCTCGGAAAACCTGGGATACTCATATGATGTCCAGTGGCCAGGTGAGCAGTacacactctctccctctctcttacacacacacacacacacacacacatgcatgtacacaagcacacacacacacacacctacagacATGCGCGATTCATGATGTTGATGAAAAAGGTAACCTCTCCTCTACTCCATCCATCTTACAGCTGGTGCCTTCACCCTCTCCGAGATCATCACCATGGCCATCGTAGCAGCCGTGGTGGTTGTGGTACTGGTGGGGGGGGCCATCGCCTGCGCCGCGCGAGCTCGCTCCCACCACTCGGCCGAGGCCTTGGAGCCTCTGCTGAGCGAAACATTCCGACGTTACTCAGAAGACGACAGGAGGTCGGACAAATCCCAGTCTGTCGTCTGATCCCTCTCCTCTCTGCCGAGGCTTTGACGTGTTCGTGgaattgtttttccttttttgcaTTCATCAATTTCCTCTAATAAAGCAGAAGTGGTTTTTAAAAGTCCAGAAATTGTTGTCCTACCTTGTATTTTCTTTTACCTGTACCTTGATTTAGTTAGCCCTTTAACTAAATCATGCAGCTTAAGCGATGAAACTGTAGCCACATGGTCACACTTACCGAAGCAGGTAAGGAAAAGACACAAGGCTTCTGGTAAgaactagtgttgtcaaaaaaatcgatacctagatataaatcgatactaaaagtggtatctaaattagatattccatccctgtggtattgatattatggactattatacacagccttcttcaagtacaccgacacgcacgacggccagatgccgtaaagcagcctccgcctcccagaaaacagaagaagacgctgcATGGCTACAttacaatttcccacgcgagttgtctccgatccaagttttgtctgccaaataaataaacaaaaacataaacagcgaatttgggaggcgcttcacagcccaacttaattagcataccaagtccgacacgtagttgtatattcacgcttacgtgcttaaaggaaaactcccgtttattgcaacccggacttaatttctagcatgcagtacgtttttttactcacgctgacaactttggtgctacttggattccccggggtatttagatccatcggcgaatcgccatcagtgtatatccatataacgggtgcggacgggcacccatggtgcagcctcgaaataagacattatctgcaccaaaacatctcaatgtcgataagttttgttaggaatcattaacatgattcccctgttcgtttggagcggatcTGGGATTtttaggcgtgaacagactagctgcggctaatctaaccggcgcttttaatgacgtcactgccgtgcgccaatctgtttttattaagattaccggtagatgtacctttgtcctactgtggagaaatttgttttctccctttattgaccaacagagttgttcaaaagtacagaacaaaacatatggcattacagcttatgaaaaaaatgcaccttaaacagagtttaagcagcaaaacatcactctgcaaatagtgtatatatagtgagacaattcatgatttaaagtgttaactttcgccagtttttgtatgcacgtataaaaaaatgctgatacttgaaaggtttaagcactttacacacttaattcttaacgtttaatttttgcaatataaattgaggaatgttattttttgaataaacttgttcaataaattggtgttttgaaatagtatcgaaatcgagtaccgagtttttttttccagtatcgaatcgagtttgaaattttagtatcgtgacaaccctagtaagaACTACTGCAGCACAACTTCCTGTTGCATTTCTGTGCTACTGGAGATTTATGGGCTAAATCTAAAATAAATGAACAGCCACATTTTTACTTACAATTGACCTTGCCTTTATCTGGAAGGTACATTTATAGCTGAGTACCTAATTGATCTTATTCTGTTAACAGAGATTGTCATTAAATAAACAAGAGTCAGGACTGCATGAACAGACTTAACACAGGCCTTTTGCTCCTGGTGCAAATGCATTTGTCTGCAGCCTGAGGCCATCTGGCAAATCGCACCACTTAATGTTAATCTTCCATTCAATGAGCCTGATTTATTCAGTGCATATTACCGTGCCTTGATAACAGCACACACGTCGCCCCCATGTGGATGAAATGCATCACTGCAAATGGTGACAGAAAAATCACATCTTCACTCACTCAGTTATGAAATCTTCAAAATGAGACTAAAAGGCTTGTATAGAAAAGCCGATCCTTAATGAATCTTTTGTTTCAGAATCTCTGAACGGTGTTAAACGGAGGAATATCCCACTAAATACAGTGTATGGACATTTTCTTTAACCTAAGAGGACCGTTTCATATGTTTAACCCATCAACGCATCCTCAAAACCCAAATAACTATTAAAAACAGGCGGTGACACTGCCACAAACTGCACATTTTACCAGAATCTACAATACTGAGTTTCAAAAAATGGTAAAATCTGAAATCCTCACCCGTTTAGTCCAACATTAAGCTTTTATTCATTGTGATGTCAATTGTAACTGAACGATATGACGCAGTGCACTAGTAGGAACGAACAGCTACAAAAGACAAACACTTCTGTCCTGCTGTGACCTTTCTTTTGCTAGATAAAGCCAAGCATTACGTCACATGCAGCAGGACCACCTGGCCCTGAGTAGCTCCACACAAGCAGCACGCTCCCTTTATGATCCAGTGTGGCTTCAA contains:
- the tyrp1b gene encoding tyrosinase-related protein 1b, whose amino-acid sequence is MHTQSMWRVGLLVVTCYIGLTLAQFPRECVTPDGLRSGQCCPSPTGVAGDACGSISGRGQCLSIAADSRRHGPQYPYVGRDDRERWPLRFFNRTCQCNGNFSGFNCGRCKHGLTGPNCDQRISVVRRNIMQMSTAEKQAFVKALDQAKSTVHPNLVICTRRYQEVLGPDGNSPQFENVTIYNYFVWSHYYSVSKTFLGPGQASFGGVDFSHEGPGFVTWHRFHLLQLERDMQDMLGDPTFALPYWNFAIGGDECDICTDELLGARSTFDLNSISPNSVFSQWRVICESVEDYDTLGTVCNSTESSPIRRNPAGNVARPMVQRLPEPRDVLDCLELNTFDTPPYYSTSSESFRNSIEGYSAPQGPYDPVIRSLHNLAHLFLNGTGGQTHLSPNDPIFVLLHTFTDAVFDEWLRRHQPGEISYPEENAPIGHNGRFNMVPFWPPVTNAEMFVSASENLGYSYDVQWPAGAFTLSEIITMAIVAAVVVVVLVGGAIACAARARSHHSAEALEPLLSETFRRYSEDDRRSDKSQSVV